Proteins encoded together in one Chitinophaga varians window:
- a CDS encoding serine hydrolase domain-containing protein, giving the protein MRHLLFTLSLLTYLPALSQTPGKIIFTSQPAPDAAISVPYTLTPKSDLFFTVHLDSPLVRYLHALAPGTGEEILLQQGNYQFSLYVDKRLCYQSNLHPGAPSAQSKIRDTLLSKPLINYNTKDPVWSEYCWMRFMNNGGDSALTEGPHLLSMEIRPYVNDPVKGVKTGALIASGELPLLVNRKPVIDTAKVALNTPAPYNGLPVSHGGFDRNTIKILKGNIEAGVFRKITSIAVIRKGQLIIEEYFNGSGRDSMHDVRSVGKSFASAVTGMALRDGYLKSVDQPLSDFYDLHQFSHYSAEKAQTTLKALLTMSSGFDGDDNDEQSPGNEENMYPTDNWVKFALDLPFNHNRQPGGWHYFTAGVVVLGDVLHRRVPGGLEQYADKQLFRPLGITHYQWLYTPQDVANTAGGIRMNTPDFAKFGLLYQQQGRWQGRQLLPAGWVQQTFTRHRVIPGRQQEYYGYLFWNKTFRVHGKDYEAYYCSGNGGNYILVFRNTPLVIVITAEAYNLPYAHPQVNTILQQYLLPALLP; this is encoded by the coding sequence ATGCGGCACCTCCTTTTCACCCTTTCCCTGCTTACCTATCTCCCCGCCCTTTCCCAGACTCCTGGTAAGATCATCTTTACCAGCCAGCCTGCCCCGGATGCTGCCATCTCCGTTCCTTACACACTCACGCCTAAAAGCGACCTGTTTTTCACCGTACACCTGGACAGCCCGCTGGTACGGTACCTTCATGCGCTGGCACCTGGCACAGGAGAAGAAATATTGCTGCAACAGGGCAACTATCAGTTTAGCCTATACGTAGACAAGCGCCTGTGTTACCAGAGCAACCTGCATCCCGGCGCACCATCTGCCCAATCGAAAATCAGGGACACCCTTCTCAGCAAACCGTTGATCAACTATAACACAAAAGATCCCGTGTGGAGCGAATATTGCTGGATGCGGTTTATGAACAATGGCGGCGATAGTGCACTTACCGAAGGACCGCATCTGCTCAGCATGGAGATAAGGCCTTACGTCAACGATCCGGTGAAGGGAGTGAAAACCGGTGCCCTGATTGCCAGCGGGGAACTGCCGCTGCTTGTTAACAGGAAGCCTGTCATTGATACAGCTAAGGTGGCCTTAAACACGCCGGCGCCTTATAACGGCCTGCCTGTTTCCCATGGCGGCTTTGACCGTAATACCATCAAAATACTGAAAGGCAACATCGAAGCAGGCGTATTCCGGAAAATCACCAGCATCGCGGTCATCCGTAAGGGACAGCTGATCATTGAAGAGTATTTCAACGGTTCCGGCCGGGATTCCATGCATGATGTACGTTCTGTCGGGAAGTCGTTTGCCAGCGCCGTCACCGGGATGGCCCTGCGTGACGGCTATCTGAAAAGCGTGGACCAGCCATTGTCGGATTTCTATGACCTTCATCAGTTCAGCCATTATTCGGCAGAGAAGGCACAGACCACGCTGAAAGCGCTGCTGACCATGAGCAGCGGCTTTGATGGCGATGACAACGACGAGCAGTCCCCCGGTAATGAAGAAAACATGTACCCGACTGATAACTGGGTGAAGTTTGCGCTGGACCTGCCTTTCAATCATAACCGCCAGCCAGGCGGGTGGCATTATTTCACCGCAGGCGTGGTGGTGCTGGGCGATGTACTGCACCGGCGCGTGCCGGGCGGACTGGAACAATATGCCGATAAGCAGCTTTTCCGGCCCTTGGGCATCACGCATTACCAGTGGCTGTATACCCCGCAGGACGTGGCCAATACCGCTGGTGGTATCCGTATGAACACGCCGGACTTTGCCAAATTCGGGTTGCTCTACCAGCAGCAGGGCCGCTGGCAGGGCAGGCAGTTGCTGCCTGCCGGCTGGGTGCAACAAACGTTTACCCGTCACCGCGTTATTCCCGGACGGCAACAGGAATATTACGGTTATCTGTTCTGGAATAAAACCTTCCGCGTCCATGGCAAAGATTATGAGGCCTATTATTGCTCCGGCAATGGCGGCAATTATATCCTGGTGTTCCGGAACACGCCGCTGGTCATCGTGATCACTGCCGAGGCCTATAACCTGCCGTATGCCCATCCGCAGGTGAATACCATTCTGCAACAATATCTTCTGCCGGCACTGCTCCCATAA
- a CDS encoding penicillin-binding protein activator LpoB, which produces MFKMNAPALIGILMSAAVIQGCAPRKVTRVDEKQQIDISGRWNNTDSRLTAEEMIASALGENWLSEFSQQNGGKKPVVIVGMVTNKSHEHIDAETFIKDMERTFVTTQKVRLVQGGAKREELRGERADQQKNASVSTMKKWGLEVGADYILQGSINSIVDSHKRQMVVYYQVDLELTDLQSNEVKWIGNKKIAKYVKN; this is translated from the coding sequence ATGTTTAAAATGAATGCTCCCGCATTGATCGGGATACTTATGTCCGCTGCTGTAATACAAGGATGCGCTCCCCGTAAGGTGACCAGGGTCGACGAAAAACAACAGATCGATATCAGCGGCCGCTGGAATAATACCGACTCCCGCCTCACGGCAGAAGAAATGATCGCCAGCGCCCTCGGTGAAAACTGGTTGTCCGAATTCTCCCAACAAAATGGTGGTAAAAAACCGGTGGTAATCGTTGGCATGGTCACTAATAAAAGCCATGAACATATCGATGCGGAAACGTTCATCAAAGACATGGAACGCACTTTTGTCACCACCCAGAAAGTAAGACTGGTACAGGGCGGCGCCAAAAGAGAAGAGCTGCGCGGTGAAAGGGCAGATCAGCAGAAAAACGCTTCTGTGTCTACCATGAAAAAATGGGGACTGGAAGTGGGAGCAGACTATATACTTCAGGGTAGTATCAATTCTATCGTAGATTCACATAAAAGGCAAATGGTAGTGTATTATCAGGTAGACCTGGAACTGACCGACCTGCAAAGCAACGAAGTAAAATGGATTGGCAATAAGAAGATCGCCAAATATGTGAAGAATTAA
- a CDS encoding SgcJ/EcaC family oxidoreductase, translating to MNKVTEMKAIRQVNEEIYRSFETLDFKGAAVHLTEDCDYITFNGMHLKGREEYITSHEQLMNNFMFRGARLEGEIDQMRFLNDRTAVVIARGAIRFRWQKKAPQSRQSINTTLWIKNNEDQWQMAAFHNCRIRKPGWLMQRLMSIKKN from the coding sequence ATGAACAAAGTAACTGAAATGAAAGCTATCCGGCAGGTCAACGAAGAAATTTACCGGTCGTTTGAAACGCTGGATTTCAAGGGCGCGGCCGTTCATCTTACGGAAGACTGCGACTACATTACTTTTAATGGCATGCACCTGAAAGGACGGGAAGAATACATTACTTCCCACGAGCAGCTGATGAACAATTTTATGTTCCGTGGCGCCAGACTGGAAGGCGAGATTGACCAGATGCGGTTTCTGAACGACCGTACCGCGGTAGTGATTGCCCGGGGCGCTATCCGCTTCCGTTGGCAGAAAAAAGCCCCGCAAAGCCGCCAGTCCATTAACACCACCCTGTGGATCAAAAACAATGAAGACCAATGGCAGATGGCCGCCTTTCATAACTGCCGGATCAGGAAGCCAGGCTGGCTGATGCAACGTCTGATGTCGATAAAGAAGAACTGA
- a CDS encoding bifunctional helix-turn-helix transcriptional regulator/GNAT family N-acetyltransferase, which translates to MNFFDTVGKMAIGSRLRLLTDKITEDAAQVYGMYGISMQPKWFPVFYALSRGENKTITEIAREIGHSHVSVSKIVREMIKNGFIKEKKDKTDGRKTVVCLSPKGMEVNEKIAAQYIDVNNAIEELSAQTKHDLWKAMQEWEFLLEQKSLLRRVQEQQKLRESSQVRIVPYQPQYRQAFHDLNEEWISTYFKMEASDYKALDDPDGHILRKGGHIFVALYHDEPVGVCALIPMKDPDYDFELAKMAVSPRAQGKSIGWLLGKACIEKARELGASKVYLESNTILKPAISLYHKLGFQKVAARKSPYERANIQMELAL; encoded by the coding sequence ATGAACTTCTTCGACACCGTCGGTAAAATGGCCATAGGCAGCAGGTTACGGCTGCTGACCGATAAAATAACAGAAGATGCGGCCCAGGTATACGGCATGTACGGCATCAGCATGCAGCCCAAATGGTTCCCTGTATTTTACGCATTGTCCCGTGGGGAAAACAAAACGATCACGGAGATAGCCCGGGAAATAGGGCATTCACACGTGTCGGTGAGTAAAATCGTCCGGGAGATGATAAAAAACGGATTCATCAAAGAAAAAAAAGACAAAACGGACGGACGCAAAACAGTGGTATGCCTTTCTCCCAAAGGAATGGAGGTCAATGAAAAAATTGCGGCGCAGTATATTGACGTGAACAACGCCATCGAGGAGCTGTCGGCCCAGACAAAACACGATCTCTGGAAAGCCATGCAGGAATGGGAATTTTTACTGGAACAGAAATCTTTGTTGCGCCGCGTGCAGGAGCAGCAGAAGTTGCGCGAAAGCAGCCAGGTAAGGATAGTGCCCTATCAACCTCAATACCGGCAAGCATTTCATGACCTTAATGAAGAATGGATCTCCACGTATTTTAAAATGGAAGCTTCGGATTACAAAGCGCTTGATGACCCCGATGGGCATATACTCCGGAAGGGCGGCCATATTTTCGTGGCGCTTTACCATGATGAGCCTGTTGGCGTATGCGCGTTGATCCCCATGAAAGACCCGGACTATGATTTTGAGCTGGCCAAAATGGCGGTGTCTCCCCGTGCACAGGGCAAGAGCATTGGCTGGCTGCTGGGCAAAGCATGTATAGAAAAAGCGCGGGAGCTGGGCGCATCCAAAGTGTACCTCGAAAGCAATACGATACTGAAACCGGCCATCAGCCTGTATCACAAGCTGGGCTTTCAGAAAGTGGCCGCCAGGAAATCGCCGTACGAACGTGCCAATATCCAGATGGAACTGGCCTTATAG
- a CDS encoding LysE family translocator, translating into MLLLFAFAALVMVLTPGPNMIYLVTRSVTQGRKAAMISLLGVAAGLLFHITLVSFGLTSILMAIPYAYTTLKTIGVIYLLYMAWQAVKPGGRAVFESAGQLKHDTPLRLFSMGLFTSVLNPKVAVFYLSLFPQFIKPEYGSVLIQSLTLGFIQLTISFMVNSLIIFSAARVTRWFSANPGWVRAQKWVMGSVFAGLALKMALDKSK; encoded by the coding sequence ATGCTGTTACTTTTTGCCTTCGCCGCGCTGGTTATGGTCCTCACGCCGGGTCCGAACATGATTTATCTTGTCACCCGTTCCGTGACACAGGGCAGGAAGGCCGCTATGATTTCTCTGTTGGGTGTTGCCGCAGGATTATTATTCCATATCACCTTGGTTTCTTTTGGCCTTACCAGCATCCTGATGGCCATTCCTTATGCTTATACAACCCTGAAGACCATCGGTGTGATATATTTGCTGTATATGGCGTGGCAGGCGGTGAAGCCCGGTGGGCGGGCGGTATTTGAGAGTGCTGGTCAACTGAAACACGATACGCCGCTTCGTTTGTTTAGCATGGGACTGTTTACCAGTGTTCTTAACCCCAAGGTAGCCGTGTTTTATCTTTCTCTTTTTCCGCAGTTCATTAAGCCGGAATACGGATCAGTATTGATACAGAGCCTCACGCTTGGGTTTATCCAGCTGACGATCAGTTTTATGGTCAACAGCCTGATCATCTTCTCCGCTGCGCGGGTAACGCGCTGGTTCAGCGCCAACCCCGGCTGGGTACGCGCCCAGAAGTGGGTGATGGGCAGCGTCTTTGCAGGACTGGCACTGAAGATGGCGCTTGATAAAAGCAAATAA
- a CDS encoding sensor histidine kinase has protein sequence MGIFKAMPATIRLQWGLWILLLLLLFFTLLPEDGFVQSGAYAILNTGFYGLVVYGNISFLYPRLFLKNRKVLYIFAAVLGLLAVSLLRTYSMMWVYNTFFNLKPHPEQVTTMIFVRNVSGLLTIFLLSFILRIFIAYFVLKRKAEEMQQQHAQTELELLKSQVQPHFLFNTLNNIYYEAFREAPRTALLIERLSEIMRYFVDESPKDKVNLSTEINFLENYIALEKIRVRHEIGLTFIKETDEDYRIPPMLLMTFVENIFKHGIDKTSTHNQITVTLLCRNNHLVFNTRNDLPRHPVASGQRGSGIDNLRKRLVLLYGDNFELKTERSDNHFNASLTVPL, from the coding sequence ATGGGAATTTTTAAAGCGATGCCGGCCACGATACGGCTGCAATGGGGGTTATGGATATTACTCCTGTTGCTGTTGTTTTTTACGCTGTTGCCGGAAGACGGTTTTGTACAGTCAGGCGCCTATGCTATACTGAACACGGGTTTTTATGGGCTGGTGGTATACGGCAACATCAGTTTTTTGTATCCCCGCCTTTTTCTGAAAAACAGGAAGGTATTGTACATCTTCGCGGCGGTGCTGGGCCTGCTGGCTGTCAGCCTGCTCCGTACCTACAGCATGATGTGGGTGTATAACACTTTTTTTAACCTGAAACCACATCCGGAGCAGGTGACTACCATGATCTTTGTACGTAATGTATCCGGTTTGCTGACGATCTTCCTGCTGAGTTTCATTCTGCGGATTTTTATTGCTTATTTTGTGTTGAAGCGTAAGGCGGAAGAAATGCAGCAGCAACATGCACAAACAGAGCTGGAACTGCTGAAGTCACAGGTGCAACCACATTTCCTGTTTAATACGCTGAACAACATTTACTACGAAGCCTTCCGGGAAGCGCCCCGCACGGCCTTATTGATAGAGCGGCTGTCAGAGATCATGCGTTACTTTGTGGATGAAAGCCCGAAAGACAAAGTCAATTTATCTACTGAAATAAATTTCCTGGAAAACTATATAGCACTGGAAAAAATACGGGTCCGGCATGAAATTGGCTTAACATTTATCAAAGAAACAGATGAAGATTATCGTATACCTCCCATGCTGCTGATGACGTTTGTAGAAAACATTTTCAAGCATGGCATTGACAAGACAAGTACACATAACCAGATAACTGTCACTTTATTATGCCGGAACAATCACCTCGTCTTCAATACCCGTAATGACTTGCCCCGGCACCCTGTAGCCTCCGGCCAGCGCGGATCGGGGATAGACAACCTGCGTAAACGCCTGGTATTATTGTATGGAGATAACTTTGAACTAAAGACTGAAAGATCAGATAACCATTTTAATGCCTCTTTAACCGTTCCCTTATGA
- a CDS encoding beta-N-acetylhexosaminidase yields the protein MKPVFLSMLLWVCCQQLHAQQACPVIPLPAQSSRANGEMILNDEVVIAAKDNSLRPLADYLSKELERRFNISHEDRARPSGKVTVITLERGKSGNNPDAYTLRMNKAGAMIAAAHPAGIFNGISTLLQLAETTVPTGTSRHVACWNITDAPRYAWRGFMLDESRFFFGKEKVKSILDWMAFYKLNRFHWHLTDAPGWRLEIKKYPLLTTVGGIGNHIDPKAPAAFYTQDDIREIVAYAKERFIEVVPEIDMPGHASAANRAYPAFDGGGTERYPSFTFNPGKEGTYQYLADILKETSTLFPAGMIHLGGDEVSFGNKAWDSDTGVISLMKAKGFVDRKQVEDYFFQRMADTVFSLRNKVMAWDEIATASLPANKTIVCWWRQEKPENLKMALDKGYSVVICPRLPFYFDFVQDSTHKIGRRWKVGEYNDLKSVYNFSVASIPAVSGHEKQVLGVQACLWSETISNPKRLDFLLFPRITAFAEAAWTQPASRNFDQYVERLKPQMELFEQARLYYYDYFAPSRHVETGKPTDQKSFID from the coding sequence ATGAAGCCAGTTTTTTTAAGTATGCTCCTGTGGGTCTGTTGCCAGCAATTACATGCGCAACAGGCCTGCCCCGTCATTCCCCTGCCGGCACAGTCTTCCCGGGCCAACGGCGAAATGATACTCAACGATGAAGTGGTGATCGCGGCAAAAGACAACAGCCTGCGCCCACTGGCCGACTATCTCAGTAAAGAACTGGAACGCCGGTTTAATATCTCCCATGAAGACAGGGCCAGACCATCCGGTAAGGTAACCGTGATCACGCTGGAACGCGGTAAGTCAGGTAATAACCCCGACGCCTACACGCTCCGGATGAACAAAGCCGGCGCAATGATCGCGGCGGCCCACCCGGCAGGTATTTTTAACGGTATCAGCACCTTATTGCAACTGGCGGAAACCACCGTGCCTACGGGCACCTCGCGGCATGTGGCCTGCTGGAACATCACAGACGCGCCCCGCTACGCATGGCGTGGCTTTATGCTGGATGAATCCCGCTTTTTCTTTGGAAAAGAAAAAGTAAAATCCATCCTCGACTGGATGGCTTTCTATAAACTGAACCGCTTCCACTGGCACCTGACCGATGCACCCGGCTGGCGGCTGGAAATAAAAAAATACCCGCTGCTCACTACGGTCGGCGGCATCGGCAATCATATCGATCCTAAAGCGCCGGCAGCTTTCTATACCCAGGACGATATCCGCGAAATAGTGGCTTATGCCAAGGAACGTTTCATTGAAGTGGTCCCCGAGATAGACATGCCCGGCCACGCCAGCGCGGCCAACAGGGCCTATCCTGCCTTCGATGGGGGCGGCACGGAGAGATATCCCTCTTTTACTTTTAATCCTGGTAAAGAAGGTACTTACCAATACCTGGCGGACATCCTGAAGGAAACATCAACACTCTTTCCCGCCGGCATGATCCACCTCGGCGGTGATGAGGTGTCTTTCGGCAACAAGGCCTGGGACTCGGATACCGGGGTGATCAGCCTGATGAAAGCCAAAGGTTTCGTGGACCGTAAACAGGTAGAGGACTACTTCTTCCAGCGTATGGCCGATACCGTATTCAGCCTGCGCAACAAAGTAATGGCCTGGGACGAAATTGCCACGGCCAGCCTGCCGGCCAATAAAACCATTGTTTGCTGGTGGAGACAGGAAAAACCGGAGAACCTGAAAATGGCGCTGGACAAAGGCTACAGTGTAGTGATCTGCCCGCGGCTGCCTTTTTATTTCGACTTTGTGCAGGACAGTACCCATAAAATAGGGCGCAGATGGAAGGTAGGAGAGTATAACGACCTGAAGTCAGTATATAATTTTTCTGTTGCCAGCATCCCCGCGGTGAGCGGCCACGAAAAGCAGGTACTGGGCGTACAGGCGTGCCTGTGGTCAGAGACCATCTCCAACCCCAAAAGACTGGACTTCCTGCTGTTCCCCCGCATCACAGCGTTCGCGGAAGCTGCCTGGACACAACCGGCTTCCAGGAATTTTGATCAATACGTGGAACGGCTGAAGCCACAGATGGAACTGTTTGAACAGGCCCGCCTTTATTATTACGACTACTTTGCACCGTCCCGCCATGTGGAGACAGGCAAACCTACTGACCAGAAAAGTTTTATCGATTAA
- a CDS encoding LytR/AlgR family response regulator transcription factor, whose protein sequence is MSLNCLIVDDEPNAVKLLELHIQQTTNWHIVGVCYNALEALECLKQHKADVVFLDINMPRLNGMELAGLLPSHVKIVFTTAYSEFAAASYNFQTLDYLLKPITLTRFLAARQKVETVFRLTAPADKTEEQEQQDYFFVKSGKTLQRIRLQDLLYFEGEKEYVRVVTSKEEVLVYKRLKEIAEQLGPPFIRVHNSYIVNTSQIERILDNHIHIADKRIPLSEKFRPEFMALIQQRFL, encoded by the coding sequence ATGAGTTTAAATTGCCTGATCGTGGATGATGAGCCCAATGCGGTAAAACTGCTGGAATTACATATTCAGCAGACAACAAACTGGCATATTGTGGGCGTATGTTATAATGCGCTGGAAGCACTGGAGTGCCTGAAGCAGCACAAGGCAGATGTAGTGTTCCTCGATATCAATATGCCGCGCCTCAATGGGATGGAGCTGGCCGGCCTGTTGCCCAGTCATGTCAAAATAGTATTCACGACTGCCTATTCTGAATTTGCTGCAGCGAGTTATAATTTCCAGACGTTGGACTATCTGCTGAAACCCATTACGCTGACGCGTTTCCTGGCAGCCCGGCAGAAAGTGGAAACTGTCTTTCGCCTGACGGCGCCGGCCGACAAAACGGAAGAACAGGAGCAACAGGATTATTTCTTCGTGAAATCGGGTAAAACACTGCAGCGTATCCGGCTGCAGGACCTCCTGTACTTTGAAGGGGAAAAGGAATATGTGCGGGTAGTCACCAGCAAAGAAGAAGTGCTGGTGTACAAACGTCTGAAAGAGATCGCGGAGCAGCTCGGGCCGCCCTTTATCCGCGTGCATAACTCCTATATCGTTAATACCAGCCAGATAGAACGCATACTGGATAACCATATACACATAGCAGACAAACGTATTCCACTCAGCGAAAAGTTCCGCCCTGAGTTTATGGCGCTGATACAGCAACGTTTCCTATAA
- a CDS encoding MFS transporter gives MISTVSLRSAAGRWVVTSSILASAMAFIDGTALNVALPSLQRSLHASGTDLFWVLNAYMLMLAALILLGGTLGDRLGRRHIFMTGISIFIAGSAACGLSATVTMLIIFRMVQGIGGALMIPGSLSLISSAIDEAERGKAIGTWSSVTTLVTIGGPVLGGALADAGLWRYIFFINIPIGVITLLCLWWKVAEQEVPEDAPAQDYPGAVLIVCGLALLTFGFLRVPVSGFSSLAAYGSIIVGIALLVAFVVTEQRSRHPMLPLHLFNNRTFTGTNLLTFFLYAGLSGSMVFLSLNMVQVQGYSQLESGLSFLPFTFLMVFLARLAGTLADKYGPRWFLVIGPFLAGTGMILLALVQQTDGPSAYWTTFFPGILVLGMGMTITVAPLTATVMGCVGSQLSGTASGVNNAITRIAGVFAVAVFGALAVIFFAGSVQSSLQHLSLTTAQQSAIMAQTVNLGNAAVPAGLSHDQQVQVTHIYHQHFIQAYRKIMAMCGLLGWLGSLMAWIFVKHSPKSIS, from the coding sequence ATGATATCGACCGTATCTCTCCGCAGCGCTGCCGGCAGATGGGTGGTCACCTCCTCCATACTGGCTTCCGCCATGGCTTTTATCGATGGCACCGCACTGAATGTGGCACTGCCCTCCCTGCAGCGCAGCCTGCATGCGTCGGGCACTGATCTTTTCTGGGTATTGAACGCCTATATGCTGATGCTGGCGGCCCTGATCCTGCTGGGCGGCACGCTGGGCGACCGGCTGGGGCGGCGTCATATTTTCATGACCGGCATTTCCATTTTTATAGCCGGCTCGGCAGCCTGCGGGCTGTCGGCCACTGTCACCATGCTGATCATTTTCCGGATGGTGCAGGGCATCGGCGGGGCGTTGATGATCCCCGGCAGCCTGTCGCTTATTTCGTCCGCTATTGATGAAGCGGAAAGAGGCAAGGCCATCGGCACCTGGTCGTCTGTCACCACGCTGGTGACCATCGGCGGCCCTGTCCTCGGCGGCGCGCTCGCCGATGCCGGCCTGTGGCGCTATATCTTCTTTATTAATATACCCATTGGCGTTATAACGCTGTTATGCCTGTGGTGGAAAGTGGCCGAACAGGAAGTGCCGGAAGATGCGCCCGCACAGGACTATCCCGGCGCCGTGCTGATCGTATGCGGACTGGCACTGCTGACATTTGGCTTTCTGCGGGTGCCGGTATCCGGTTTCAGCAGCCTGGCGGCCTATGGCAGCATCATTGTGGGCATAGCGCTGCTGGTGGCTTTCGTGGTCACTGAACAACGCAGCCGGCATCCGATGCTGCCGCTTCACCTTTTCAACAACCGCACTTTCACCGGCACCAACCTGCTCACCTTTTTCCTGTATGCAGGCCTTAGCGGCAGTATGGTGTTTCTTTCGCTGAACATGGTACAGGTGCAGGGTTACAGCCAGCTGGAATCAGGATTGTCGTTTCTTCCTTTCACATTCCTGATGGTGTTTCTGGCGCGACTGGCAGGCACACTGGCCGATAAGTACGGACCCCGCTGGTTTCTGGTCATTGGCCCTTTCCTGGCCGGCACGGGGATGATATTGCTGGCGCTGGTGCAACAAACGGACGGGCCTTCCGCCTACTGGACCACTTTCTTCCCCGGCATATTGGTGCTGGGGATGGGCATGACCATCACCGTAGCACCCCTTACCGCCACTGTGATGGGCTGTGTAGGCAGTCAGCTTTCCGGCACCGCTTCCGGCGTCAACAATGCCATTACGAGGATCGCCGGTGTGTTTGCCGTAGCTGTTTTCGGCGCGCTGGCGGTCATCTTTTTTGCAGGCTCCGTACAGTCATCATTGCAACACCTGTCGCTCACAACGGCACAGCAATCCGCCATCATGGCGCAGACGGTCAACCTGGGCAATGCAGCCGTTCCTGCAGGGCTGTCCCATGATCAGCAGGTCCAGGTCACGCATATTTATCATCAGCATTTTATCCAGGCGTATCGCAAAATAATGGCGATGTGTGGATTGTTGGGATGGCTGGGAAGCCTGATGGCGTGGATATTTGTTAAACACAGCCCAAAATCCATATCATAA
- the fabF gene encoding beta-ketoacyl-ACP synthase II: MKRVVITGMGAITPLGNNVATFWNNLVAGASGAATITRFDASRFRTKFACELKGYDPATALDKAEIRKTDPFTQYALSAAAEAISDAGLNFSAMDPFDTGVIWGSGQGGMQTFEEQVTEYVTGDYNPRFSPYFVPRLITNMASGMISIKYGLMGINYTTVSACATSNTAIMDALNYIRLGKAKVMITGGSEAPVTPASVGGFCAMKAMSVRNDDPVAASRPFDTERDGFVMGEGAAALVLEEYEHAKARGAHIYAEVAGAAMTADAYHMTATHPEGLGAFQAMKSALAEAELNPGQVDYLNAHATSTPVGDLSEIAAITRLFGTTPGQLHISATKSMTGHLLGAAGAIEAVACIKSITDGVIPPTINTTTLDPAIPAGLQIVLKTAVEKEVKVAVSNTFGFGGHNGIVVFRKI; the protein is encoded by the coding sequence ATGAAAAGAGTTGTTATTACCGGTATGGGTGCGATCACTCCTTTGGGAAACAACGTGGCCACTTTCTGGAACAACCTCGTGGCCGGCGCCAGCGGTGCTGCCACTATCACCCGCTTCGATGCCTCCCGCTTCCGGACAAAATTTGCCTGTGAGCTGAAAGGATACGATCCCGCAACGGCGCTCGACAAAGCGGAAATTCGCAAGACCGACCCCTTCACGCAATATGCCCTCTCCGCTGCGGCGGAAGCCATTAGTGACGCAGGGCTCAACTTCTCCGCCATGGACCCGTTTGATACCGGCGTGATCTGGGGCTCCGGCCAGGGCGGCATGCAGACGTTCGAAGAACAGGTAACGGAATATGTGACCGGCGATTACAACCCGCGCTTCAGTCCCTACTTTGTGCCACGGCTCATCACCAATATGGCTTCGGGCATGATCTCCATCAAGTACGGCCTCATGGGCATCAACTATACCACGGTGTCGGCCTGCGCCACCTCTAATACGGCCATTATGGACGCGCTCAACTATATCCGGCTGGGCAAGGCCAAAGTGATGATCACCGGCGGCTCTGAAGCGCCTGTCACCCCGGCTTCCGTCGGTGGTTTCTGTGCCATGAAAGCGATGTCTGTCAGGAACGACGACCCCGTGGCGGCTTCCCGTCCTTTTGATACGGAACGCGACGGCTTCGTCATGGGCGAAGGCGCGGCCGCCCTGGTACTGGAAGAATACGAACACGCCAAAGCCCGCGGCGCCCATATCTACGCTGAAGTGGCCGGCGCAGCCATGACGGCGGACGCATATCACATGACCGCCACGCATCCGGAAGGCCTCGGCGCATTCCAGGCCATGAAAAGCGCTTTGGCGGAAGCGGAACTGAATCCCGGACAGGTAGATTATCTCAATGCGCACGCTACGTCCACACCGGTAGGCGATCTCAGCGAAATAGCAGCCATTACACGGCTCTTCGGCACCACGCCCGGCCAGCTGCACATCAGCGCTACCAAGTCCATGACAGGGCACCTGCTGGGCGCTGCAGGCGCTATTGAAGCTGTCGCCTGCATCAAAAGCATCACAGACGGCGTGATACCGCCAACCATCAATACCACCACGCTGGACCCGGCCATCCCCGCCGGATTACAGATCGTGCTGAAAACAGCAGTGGAGAAAGAGGTGAAGGTAGCTGTCAGCAATACTTTTGGCTTCGGTGGCCACAATGGTATCGTAGTATTCAGAAAAATATAG